The nucleotide window GAGAACGTCGAGTTGCTCGCTCTCCCGGCACAGGTCGTCGATCACGGGCGACGGGTCGGACACGATGGCGCTCCCCTCGGGGCACGACGGTGTGCGGTGCGCTGTGTGTGCGGTGCGCTCCGGAGCATGGCAGCGGCCGGAGAAACAATCAAGCGTGCTTGCATTGATTGCTGGGAGGGGGCGGGAAGGGGGATGAAGGCGGGGCGGGGCGGGCGGGGCGGGTCACGGACCGGGCGACAGCCTCCGGGTGATCCGGTCGAACAGCTCCGTCAGCGGCTCCCCGACGTCGCGACCGAACCCGGTCAGCCCGTAGGTGACCTGCGGCGGCGTCGTCGGCTCGACCTTCCGCCAGACCAGGCCGTCCTGGACCAGGGCGCGCAGGGTCTGGGCGAGCATCTTCTCGCTGATACCCCGGATGCTCTCCCGCAGCTCGTAGAACCGGAGGTCGTGGCCCCGCAGGGAGATCAGCACCCAGACGCCCCACCTGCTGGTCACATGGTCGACCACGTCACGCGCGGGGCAGTCGGTGTGAAACACGTCATACCGCTCCCCCGTCCCGGCCCCTCCACGCTGCACGCCTTCCGTCATGTCATGAGCTTACTTCGAGGTATGTCCTTACCAAAAGTTAGCCATCGCTCCTAGCGTGGCGGCCCCAGAGCACATCCGACGAGGAGCTGATCATGATCGTGGTGA belongs to Streptomyces sp. V3I8 and includes:
- a CDS encoding helix-turn-helix domain-containing protein produces the protein MTEGVQRGGAGTGERYDVFHTDCPARDVVDHVTSRWGVWVLISLRGHDLRFYELRESIRGISEKMLAQTLRALVQDGLVWRKVEPTTPPQVTYGLTGFGRDVGEPLTELFDRITRRLSPGP